Proteins found in one Leptospira congkakensis genomic segment:
- a CDS encoding UvrD-helicase domain-containing protein translates to MNHPLSSKPKFIEASAGTGKTHLIMEMLGEIMEFDVKNNIVENRILNTLILTFTEKAAGELKARLKTKILDLSDDGKKPEFYRYLRDLDQVTISTIHGFCNMVLKEYPIETQNNPNFRLTNTDEIVKNSFYQLKRNHWGGKETEELAKILIESKALEKESSISFAVSKLLSDTKNYYFPKSLTLEERITSPNLEQILPTLEQVVQSLLGPIGQSILEQGDKRTLNKWIENWNSLTHFVTALTSKDLKTLKTELQKIESLQRTSEGVVYQGFSYLLLTGKNIVKKLTSESLKVQSQIANIIPLLEVIFPFDEIDLDGNWFLQETVFRLAEDSKTQLKTNDALTYDQMILKVHESVVTSPNPSLIKSLKERFQVCILDEFQDTDKNQYQIFRSLFMDPKDENRMLFCIGDPKQSIYGFRGADIGIYLEAANDFPDSKASLSTNYRSTKEIVNGLNLLFHNQTKPLGETSFFPIEEPGSAKENYQYHPVNHPDTTQIKYRYENSDEYGIHIIQYPNKFPNVSQARTNWAESIKNEILSFQKKEQSLSFFKKDQTTPDLVKLKDIAILCGSKNETELVEKVLSKAGIPCSIYKQRGIFQSREADQIENLLECLINSNNSRSYKRLLFSELFGVRSEDLSKYNEHSIDSYEKSLIDVWLKFIRDNRYAAFFRSVMDETKVLWNHESKNLEWERKRTNYRQIFQRLLEFQIKSNANLQELLDELRELKQKRTSPEEEPLFDRETEDDAVQILTIHASKGLEWPIVFLYYFGTRPQSLKDYEYPTLVEENHKTERRWILNLWDSKTGKQNEFIHFINEQKRLLYVALTRPNLRLYLPKISWGSDFTKKTGYGSTLFKELERIQESILTEKNEGNCFLFRNGIDESLSELAEEKNKTAPTKKTNKTFIFLPTEIKAGRILLQHSYTSLQTSQSTLSKTNEEPQKEIEETLESEPVKSKSALPSSSKVGNFLHRILELCDFSIFELTKEAILKHPSWIWAYSESMRQYPIRLPLNAEEPLDSIVVALLKRAMSAKITLADGETFSLLELKPEERSSELKFHLYVQKMLESSNIELNPGFENYLKGAIDLVFCKNGKYYIADYKSNLLPNENYDADAVTSAVIEKGYLIQKSVYALILYDYLTSLYGKELALDKFGGVYYLFLRGMGIESNSGIYSDLKTSKSQWNSDTFTLIRKEILSYIHDASLSLEKLYL, encoded by the coding sequence ATGAATCATCCCTTAAGTTCGAAACCCAAATTTATTGAAGCCTCCGCAGGAACAGGAAAAACTCATCTCATCATGGAAATGTTAGGTGAGATAATGGAATTTGACGTAAAAAACAACATTGTTGAAAATCGCATTCTAAATACTCTAATTCTTACTTTTACAGAAAAAGCTGCAGGAGAACTAAAAGCGAGACTCAAAACAAAAATTTTAGATCTCTCGGACGATGGGAAAAAACCTGAATTCTATCGTTACTTAAGAGATTTGGATCAAGTAACCATCTCAACCATACATGGGTTTTGTAATATGGTTTTGAAAGAATACCCAATCGAAACACAAAACAACCCGAATTTTCGACTAACAAACACAGATGAAATTGTCAAAAATAGTTTTTACCAATTAAAACGAAACCATTGGGGAGGAAAAGAAACAGAAGAACTCGCAAAAATCCTAATCGAATCAAAAGCTTTAGAAAAAGAATCATCGATTAGTTTTGCTGTATCCAAACTTCTTTCCGATACCAAAAACTATTATTTCCCCAAAAGTTTAACCCTAGAAGAAAGAATCACTTCACCAAATTTAGAACAAATTCTGCCGACCTTAGAACAGGTTGTACAATCTTTACTTGGGCCTATTGGTCAATCGATCTTAGAACAAGGAGATAAAAGAACATTAAACAAATGGATCGAGAATTGGAATTCTTTAACTCATTTTGTTACGGCACTTACTTCAAAAGATTTAAAAACACTCAAAACCGAATTACAAAAAATTGAAAGTTTACAAAGAACTTCAGAAGGTGTGGTTTACCAAGGGTTCTCCTATTTACTGTTAACCGGGAAAAATATAGTTAAAAAATTAACTAGCGAATCTCTCAAAGTTCAATCTCAAATCGCAAATATAATTCCATTACTTGAAGTAATATTTCCCTTCGACGAAATTGATTTAGACGGGAATTGGTTTTTACAAGAAACAGTTTTTCGATTGGCAGAAGATTCAAAAACACAATTGAAAACTAATGATGCGCTTACGTATGACCAAATGATTCTTAAAGTACATGAATCCGTCGTGACTTCCCCCAATCCATCACTCATAAAATCGCTAAAAGAACGATTCCAAGTTTGTATTTTGGATGAATTTCAAGATACGGACAAAAACCAATACCAAATTTTTCGTTCTCTTTTTATGGATCCGAAAGATGAGAACCGAATGTTATTTTGTATTGGTGATCCAAAACAAAGTATTTATGGATTTAGAGGTGCAGATATTGGAATTTATCTAGAAGCTGCCAATGATTTTCCCGATTCTAAAGCAAGTTTATCAACTAACTATCGCTCTACTAAAGAAATTGTAAATGGACTAAATCTTCTTTTCCATAATCAAACAAAACCCTTGGGGGAAACTAGTTTTTTCCCAATCGAGGAACCGGGTTCGGCAAAAGAAAACTACCAATACCATCCGGTAAATCATCCCGATACCACCCAAATTAAATATCGTTATGAAAATTCCGATGAGTATGGAATTCATATAATTCAATACCCAAACAAATTTCCTAATGTTAGCCAAGCTAGAACCAACTGGGCGGAATCAATTAAAAACGAGATCCTCTCCTTTCAAAAAAAAGAGCAATCATTATCTTTTTTCAAAAAGGATCAAACTACACCAGATCTGGTTAAACTAAAAGACATTGCAATATTATGTGGCAGCAAAAACGAAACCGAACTTGTCGAAAAAGTTTTATCTAAAGCGGGTATTCCTTGTTCCATATACAAACAAAGAGGTATTTTTCAATCAAGAGAAGCAGACCAGATTGAAAATTTATTAGAATGTTTGATAAACTCAAATAACTCTAGATCTTATAAAAGATTACTTTTTTCGGAACTTTTTGGTGTTCGATCAGAAGATTTATCCAAATACAATGAACACTCCATTGATTCTTATGAAAAATCTTTAATTGATGTTTGGCTAAAATTCATTCGTGACAATCGATATGCTGCTTTTTTTCGATCTGTAATGGATGAAACAAAAGTACTTTGGAATCATGAAAGCAAAAATCTAGAATGGGAAAGAAAACGCACCAACTATAGACAAATTTTCCAAAGATTACTTGAATTTCAAATCAAGTCTAATGCAAATCTCCAAGAATTACTTGATGAATTGCGAGAACTCAAACAAAAAAGAACCTCACCTGAAGAAGAACCTCTCTTTGATCGAGAAACAGAAGATGATGCAGTCCAAATCTTAACCATACATGCTTCCAAAGGATTGGAATGGCCAATCGTTTTTTTATATTACTTTGGAACTAGGCCACAAAGTTTAAAAGATTATGAGTATCCGACACTTGTTGAAGAAAACCACAAAACAGAAAGAAGGTGGATTTTAAATTTATGGGATTCAAAAACAGGCAAACAAAACGAATTTATTCATTTTATAAATGAACAAAAACGCCTATTGTATGTGGCACTCACGCGACCCAATCTAAGATTGTATCTTCCAAAAATATCCTGGGGCTCAGATTTTACAAAAAAAACTGGATATGGAAGTACCTTATTCAAAGAACTAGAACGAATCCAAGAATCCATTCTAACAGAAAAAAATGAAGGGAATTGTTTTTTGTTTCGGAACGGAATAGATGAGAGCCTTTCAGAATTAGCAGAGGAAAAAAACAAAACGGCTCCTACGAAAAAAACAAACAAAACCTTTATTTTCCTCCCTACGGAAATTAAAGCGGGTAGGATTTTGTTACAACATAGTTATACAAGTTTACAAACTTCCCAAAGTACTCTTAGCAAAACAAATGAAGAACCTCAAAAAGAAATTGAAGAAACTTTGGAATCTGAACCCGTTAAATCAAAATCCGCACTTCCTTCCAGCTCGAAAGTGGGGAACTTTTTACATCGCATTCTAGAGTTATGCGATTTTTCGATATTTGAACTTACGAAAGAAGCCATTTTAAAACATCCTTCTTGGATTTGGGCTTATTCTGAATCAATGAGACAGTATCCTATCAGGCTTCCATTAAATGCAGAGGAACCTTTAGATTCAATTGTAGTTGCACTTTTAAAACGAGCTATGTCAGCAAAAATCACCCTAGCAGACGGGGAAACGTTTTCTCTACTTGAACTAAAACCGGAAGAAAGATCATCCGAACTAAAGTTTCATTTATACGTACAAAAAATGTTGGAAAGTTCGAATATAGAACTGAATCCCGGATTCGAAAATTATTTAAAAGGAGCCATTGACTTAGTTTTTTGTAAAAACGGAAAATACTATATTGCTGATTATAAATCTAATCTTTTGCCAAATGAAAACTATGATGCCGATGCTGTCACTTCTGCTGTCATTGAAAAAGGATATTTAATTCAAAAATCTGTATATGCATTGATTTTATACGATTACCTTACGTCGCTTTATGGCAAAGAACTTGCATTAGATAAATTTGGTGGAGTTTATTATTTATTCCTTCGTGGGATGGGTATCGAATCAAATTCAGGTATCTATTCGGATCTTAAAACTTCCAAATCTCAGTGGAACTCAGATACATTCACACTGATACGAAAAGAAATTCTCTCCTATATTCACGATGCTTCTTTGAGTTTGGAGAAATTATATTTATGA
- the recD gene encoding exodeoxyribonuclease V subunit alpha yields the protein MKQTEMSYLEITEEILRHFPHISKDHEGVISKLIEANQNGDLYLSSLDSPSINNFQNQFPFHIETIENEKRLFFQKTYTQKLHFESRIKELIRNRENKSKEFNETKIETMISRLETFFKQTLAKEQKQAVMESVTSSFRIIAGGPGTGKTTVVSFILKLLDELEILPNVNQIALVAPTGRAAQRLTESVQKNLSFFPDVSDLVSSLRGQTIHSLLKIFPDEPKPYYGSNRYLPYDLIIMDETSMVDLTLMNLFLDSISDRTQLILLGDPNQLPSVGQGEVLADLINEFRKKNQLISELKTNHRSSASSKFSKFAELVKNSFEDTSMNLHFPTPDIREPSQDQPEDDFIWLQKDTPKQNDKTPFKDWKADDLIYFLWKDFFLPTAKKTVEFLWNQEDLTNPQNKKSLEELISEYRCLTILRKGYYGIESLQIRILNLAKKQLTSQVTDQHNIGYRHLAKSFYFQGMPIIIKRNDQIRKLFNGDIGLVLKINSELRAVFPIENRLYSFALDTLPEHEPAFFLTIHKSQGSEYNTILLYLPPIFSLDSDSKEIPLLNRRILYTAVTRAKKKVILMGDYQTWNLGLETFRKRNTGVQL from the coding sequence ATGAAACAAACAGAAATGTCTTATTTGGAAATCACAGAAGAAATTTTGAGACACTTCCCCCATATCTCTAAAGACCACGAGGGAGTTATTTCAAAACTAATCGAGGCCAATCAAAATGGAGATCTTTATTTATCGTCCTTAGATTCCCCTTCGATAAATAATTTTCAAAACCAGTTCCCGTTTCATATAGAAACGATAGAAAATGAAAAAAGACTTTTCTTTCAAAAAACCTACACTCAAAAACTTCATTTTGAATCTAGGATCAAAGAACTGATCAGAAATCGAGAAAATAAATCAAAAGAGTTCAATGAAACAAAAATAGAAACAATGATTTCTCGCCTGGAAACATTTTTCAAACAAACACTTGCGAAAGAACAAAAACAAGCTGTTATGGAATCTGTCACCTCTTCTTTTCGAATCATTGCTGGTGGACCAGGGACAGGAAAAACAACAGTTGTTTCATTTATATTGAAACTCTTAGACGAATTAGAAATTTTACCGAATGTCAATCAAATTGCGTTAGTAGCTCCGACAGGTAGAGCAGCTCAGCGCCTAACAGAATCTGTCCAAAAAAATTTGTCATTTTTCCCTGATGTAAGTGACCTTGTTTCTTCCTTACGAGGACAAACGATTCACAGCCTTTTAAAGATCTTTCCTGATGAACCAAAACCATACTATGGAAGCAATAGATATTTACCATATGACTTAATCATTATGGACGAAACATCCATGGTAGATTTGACATTGATGAATTTGTTTTTAGATTCTATTAGCGACAGAACTCAACTGATTTTGTTAGGTGATCCGAATCAACTTCCTTCTGTTGGTCAAGGAGAAGTTCTTGCAGATTTAATAAACGAATTTAGAAAAAAAAATCAGCTTATTTCCGAACTAAAAACCAATCACCGGTCTTCGGCATCTTCTAAGTTCAGTAAATTTGCGGAACTAGTAAAAAATTCATTTGAAGATACAAGTATGAATCTTCACTTCCCTACTCCAGACATACGAGAACCTAGTCAAGATCAACCAGAAGATGATTTTATTTGGCTGCAGAAAGACACACCAAAACAAAATGATAAAACTCCTTTTAAAGATTGGAAGGCAGATGATCTGATTTATTTCCTATGGAAGGACTTCTTTTTACCCACTGCAAAAAAAACAGTAGAATTTTTATGGAATCAAGAAGATCTCACCAATCCTCAAAATAAAAAAAGTTTAGAGGAACTAATTTCCGAATATCGATGTTTGACTATTCTACGAAAAGGTTATTATGGAATTGAATCCTTGCAAATAAGAATTCTAAATCTTGCGAAAAAACAACTCACTTCACAAGTTACGGATCAGCATAACATAGGATACAGGCATTTAGCTAAATCTTTTTACTTCCAAGGTATGCCCATCATTATCAAAAGAAACGATCAAATCAGAAAACTTTTTAACGGAGACATTGGTCTTGTATTAAAAATCAATTCCGAACTAAGAGCTGTGTTTCCTATAGAAAATAGATTGTATTCTTTTGCTTTGGATACCTTACCTGAGCACGAACCTGCTTTTTTTCTGACGATCCATAAAAGCCAAGGTTCCGAATACAATACTATCTTACTATATCTCCCTCCTATTTTTTCTTTAGATTCTGATTCCAAAGAAATTCCTCTCCTCAATCGTAGAATTCTTTACACCGCTGTCACAAGAGCGAAAAAGAAAGTGATCCTAATGGGAGACTACCAAACTTGGAATTTAGGTTTAGAAACTTTTAGAAAAAGAAATACTGGTGTTCAATTATGA
- a CDS encoding nucleoside 2-deoxyribosyltransferase has protein sequence MQTIYLAGPEVFLPNAVEVLTKAKALCSTYGFQAFSPFDGEVTDQKLLAKANQIFLENVSLIDRSDIVIANCSPFRGACVDDGTSFEVGYAYAKGKRIFGYLEDKRSLPEIVKSKISTKPHDSGYMIDEDGYLVNEDFGNSINLMLEFAILHSGGSLVLGNLESVLKFLNT, from the coding sequence ATGCAAACTATCTATCTTGCGGGCCCGGAAGTTTTTTTGCCAAATGCTGTAGAAGTTCTTACGAAGGCAAAGGCTCTTTGTTCTACCTATGGATTTCAGGCTTTCTCTCCCTTTGATGGTGAAGTGACAGATCAAAAGTTACTTGCTAAAGCAAACCAAATTTTTTTAGAGAATGTATCTTTAATTGATCGGTCTGATATCGTGATAGCAAACTGCTCTCCTTTCCGCGGTGCTTGTGTCGATGATGGCACTTCTTTCGAAGTTGGTTATGCTTATGCAAAAGGAAAACGTATATTTGGGTATTTAGAAGACAAACGTTCCCTTCCTGAAATTGTAAAATCTAAGATTTCAACCAAACCACATGATTCTGGTTATATGATTGACGAGGATGGATATTTGGTGAATGAAGATTTCGGCAATAGCATCAATTTGATGTTGGAGTTTGCTATTTTACACTCTGGAGGCAGTTTGGTATTGGGGAATTTAGAATCGGTATTAAAATTTCTAAATACTTGA
- a CDS encoding TonB-dependent receptor plug domain-containing protein — protein sequence MGILLIPILFPSYIFSQTTSPEKEGRSPETKVENDAAKRSKHGESGNQPNEVNSDRSNVITVTGTRRRNLLKDSTITTEVITRKDIDAMGARDLSQTLGNVPGIEVRPAQTGERGQTVRLQGLSAQNVLILVDGQRTTGRFSGSIDLTRFKAEDIERIEIVKGASSAIYGSDAIAGVINIITKEAQDPLYAEFRSLGGSGSEKYYGPYMEFRNYATVGAKSDKLSTLFTVGWHKGEGYDLTPDATPGPRNGRYASLAPGYNPYPANTSIANSYLLATRLPNYSPPLESTSGSAFNDMNLSNKTVYRATDDLTLTGQFYYRHLDQSAVDASPPRTVYDRRNKTHDFMGAFNVDWVASQKINVNLNANYSRFQDLYTTDQRKADDLDSQQRTDNAVTEFRSRVDYKFSENHVTSVGAENLQDQISSARIAPDCRRTYPNICMEDIDPLLTKGQTINGNAYRFRNAFYVQDEWRVSDKPRIQIVPGVRYDHDSIYGGEWLPKLAIRYDVTDQFRFRAANGLGYRAPSFQDLYFNFLNPGVGYRVVGSSNLKPELSRSYNFGWEWDITKRIWYSSNLFHNNVDNLIGFRTNPARDSSGLMVYQTSNYQKATTQGIESSVNIRLTEIVSTSVGYTYTDTRDELTKLPLEGRGPHRWNFSIRIDEKSSGLSLSVFAVVFGKQPYYCVKNPLWCNPDLPTTFDGLEAALNSQAQTNISNAFGQLPTGVSDYCAENNLSYCTTGVTYGYRMVNPHTNLNLRLSQRFLGHFQWFVGVDNVLDAWDLQYNPQRPRFFYFGMDGKFAFSEVKLTPAEPKIN from the coding sequence ATGGGAATTCTATTGATTCCAATTTTATTCCCGTCGTATATATTTTCTCAAACTACGTCTCCTGAAAAGGAAGGCAGGTCACCTGAGACTAAAGTTGAAAATGACGCTGCCAAACGGTCTAAACATGGAGAATCTGGGAACCAACCAAACGAAGTAAACAGTGATCGTTCGAATGTAATCACTGTTACTGGAACACGTAGAAGAAATCTCTTAAAAGATTCAACGATCACCACCGAAGTGATCACAAGAAAAGATATTGATGCAATGGGTGCTAGGGACCTTTCGCAAACATTAGGAAATGTTCCTGGTATTGAGGTCAGACCTGCGCAGACAGGAGAAAGAGGACAAACAGTTCGATTACAAGGACTCTCGGCACAAAATGTTTTAATTCTTGTGGATGGGCAAAGGACTACTGGTCGATTTAGTGGATCCATAGATCTAACTCGATTCAAAGCGGAGGACATTGAAAGAATTGAAATTGTGAAAGGGGCATCTTCTGCAATTTATGGTTCTGATGCTATTGCTGGTGTCATCAATATCATAACAAAAGAAGCACAAGATCCATTGTATGCTGAGTTCCGATCTCTTGGTGGTTCTGGTAGTGAGAAGTATTACGGGCCTTACATGGAGTTTCGAAACTATGCGACCGTTGGTGCAAAGAGCGATAAACTATCTACTCTTTTTACTGTTGGTTGGCATAAAGGAGAAGGATATGATCTAACTCCTGATGCAACTCCAGGTCCAAGAAATGGACGGTATGCATCTTTGGCGCCAGGTTACAATCCGTATCCTGCAAACACTTCGATTGCCAATAGTTATTTGTTAGCAACTAGGTTGCCAAACTATTCGCCGCCATTAGAATCAACATCAGGAAGTGCATTCAATGATATGAATCTTTCCAATAAAACTGTTTATCGTGCAACAGATGACCTAACACTCACAGGTCAGTTTTACTATAGACATCTGGATCAGAGTGCAGTTGATGCTTCCCCTCCGCGAACGGTATATGATCGAAGAAACAAAACACATGACTTTATGGGTGCATTCAATGTGGATTGGGTTGCAAGCCAAAAAATCAACGTGAATCTAAATGCAAATTATTCAAGATTCCAAGATTTATATACAACAGATCAAAGAAAAGCCGATGACTTGGACTCTCAACAAAGAACAGACAATGCGGTGACTGAGTTTAGATCTAGAGTAGATTATAAGTTTTCAGAAAATCATGTAACATCTGTTGGTGCAGAAAACTTACAAGACCAAATTTCATCAGCACGTATCGCTCCTGACTGCCGCAGAACGTATCCAAACATTTGTATGGAAGACATTGATCCCTTATTAACGAAAGGCCAAACCATTAACGGGAATGCATATCGATTTAGAAATGCATTTTATGTGCAAGACGAGTGGCGAGTTTCTGATAAACCTAGGATACAAATTGTCCCAGGAGTTCGTTATGACCATGACTCTATTTATGGGGGAGAGTGGCTTCCTAAACTTGCTATCCGATATGATGTAACAGATCAATTTCGTTTTAGAGCCGCAAATGGGTTAGGATACAGAGCCCCAAGTTTTCAAGATTTGTATTTTAACTTTCTAAACCCAGGTGTTGGGTATCGTGTTGTAGGAAGTTCAAATCTCAAACCAGAACTTTCAAGAAGTTACAACTTTGGTTGGGAGTGGGATATTACAAAAAGGATTTGGTATAGTTCAAATCTTTTTCACAACAACGTTGATAACTTGATTGGCTTTAGAACAAATCCGGCTCGGGATTCGTCAGGCCTGATGGTTTACCAAACATCTAATTATCAAAAAGCAACGACACAAGGTATTGAGTCTTCAGTGAATATTCGCCTTACTGAGATCGTATCAACTAGCGTTGGTTATACATACACTGATACAAGAGATGAATTGACCAAGTTACCTCTTGAGGGTAGGGGGCCACATCGTTGGAATTTTAGCATTCGTATTGATGAAAAATCTAGTGGATTATCGTTGTCTGTGTTTGCAGTTGTATTTGGAAAACAGCCTTATTATTGTGTGAAAAATCCTCTTTGGTGTAATCCGGATTTACCAACTACCTTCGATGGTTTGGAAGCTGCATTAAACAGTCAGGCACAAACTAACATATCAAATGCGTTTGGCCAACTTCCAACAGGTGTATCTGATTATTGTGCAGAAAACAATTTGTCCTATTGTACAACCGGTGTTACTTATGGTTACCGAATGGTAAACCCTCATACAAATTTGAATTTACGTTTGTCTCAAAGATTTTTAGGACATTTCCAGTGGTTTGTTGGTGTAGACAATGTTTTGGATGCTTGGGATTTACAATACAACCCGCAAAGGCCTCGGTTTTTCTATTTTGGTATGGATGGTAAGTTTGCTTTTAGTGAGGTGAAACTCACACCTGCTGAACCAAAGATCAATTAA
- a CDS encoding HmuY family protein yields the protein MKFQKIFSLSMFLFFSFDCAPTGKSEEGSTALMLLLTDAVAATDGTTINATSTTTWVHVNLKANATIVSESGLWDLRFKRYNIGTNSGTSGPRNGGACNTGSTNFSAEYSGSECTKVVDVQLSSSGGGPISGSTESINPVIAAPLDLTPMPTGYGTWYSYSNTILTAKPDVYIITGEDDSKYVLQMLDYYSSAGTSGHPKFRWRRL from the coding sequence ATGAAATTTCAAAAAATCTTCTCATTAAGTATGTTTTTATTTTTCTCCTTTGATTGTGCTCCCACAGGAAAATCTGAGGAAGGTTCTACGGCGCTTATGCTTTTGCTCACTGATGCTGTTGCCGCTACCGATGGAACAACTATCAATGCAACATCTACTACGACTTGGGTACATGTAAATTTAAAAGCAAATGCAACGATCGTTAGCGAATCAGGTTTGTGGGATTTAAGATTCAAAAGATATAATATTGGAACGAATAGTGGGACAAGTGGGCCTCGTAATGGCGGTGCCTGTAACACTGGTTCCACAAATTTTTCTGCAGAATACTCCGGTTCAGAGTGTACGAAAGTTGTGGATGTGCAACTTTCTTCTAGCGGTGGTGGTCCTATCTCTGGATCTACGGAAAGTATCAATCCGGTAATTGCAGCACCATTGGATCTAACTCCTATGCCTACGGGATATGGGACTTGGTATAGTTATTCAAATACCATCCTTACTGCAAAACCTGATGTTTATATCATCACGGGTGAAGACGACTCAAAATACGTTTTACAAATGTTAGATTATTATAGTTCTGCAGGAACTTCTGGTCATCCAAAGTTCCGTTGGCGAAGGCTTTGA
- a CDS encoding heme/hemin ABC transporter substrate-binding protein encodes MIRFHSPRLLGMISLSLLLNTSSLLSETTHRIVSVNGTVTEILYALKLENQLVAVDSTSYYPKQAHTLPNVGYQRTLATEGILNTKPTQIIGLESAGPPATIQNLKDAGIPVLLFPDEFKLETPVNRVLEIGKVFGKQKEAESLAKSIREQIQKLKITKNNVKVLFIYSRNPSAVFIGGTGTAAHSMIELSGAKNAINEFSEYKPLTSEALAKANPDIILMPEKSAQGFGGEKAIWEINGMEFTRAGKEKNIILVDDLLLLGFGPRLPIILKTLNDRWKQFE; translated from the coding sequence ATGATTCGATTCCATTCGCCACGTCTTCTCGGGATGATTTCTTTATCCCTTCTGCTGAACACTTCTTCCTTACTTTCTGAAACAACTCACCGGATTGTTTCTGTAAACGGGACAGTCACTGAAATTCTTTATGCGCTTAAACTTGAAAACCAATTGGTTGCAGTAGATTCAACATCCTATTATCCCAAACAAGCACACACTCTTCCCAATGTTGGTTACCAAAGAACACTAGCTACCGAAGGGATTCTAAACACAAAACCAACTCAAATTATTGGTTTAGAATCGGCAGGACCACCAGCAACGATTCAAAATTTAAAAGATGCGGGGATTCCCGTTCTACTATTCCCCGATGAATTTAAATTAGAAACTCCCGTCAATCGCGTGTTAGAGATTGGAAAAGTCTTCGGCAAACAAAAAGAAGCAGAGAGTTTAGCAAAATCCATTCGAGAACAAATTCAAAAATTAAAAATTACTAAAAACAATGTTAAGGTTTTATTTATTTATTCAAGAAACCCTAGCGCCGTCTTTATCGGTGGTACGGGAACAGCAGCTCATTCTATGATTGAACTTTCTGGAGCTAAAAACGCAATCAATGAATTTTCCGAATACAAACCTCTCACTAGCGAAGCCCTTGCAAAAGCAAATCCAGACATCATTCTTATGCCAGAAAAATCGGCACAAGGATTCGGTGGAGAAAAAGCAATTTGGGAAATCAATGGAATGGAATTCACTCGTGCTGGAAAAGAAAAAAATATAATCCTAGTTGATGATTTACTTCTACTTGGTTTTGGTCCAAGACTTCCTATTATTTTAAAAACACTTAACGATAGATGGAAACAGTTTGAATGA
- a CDS encoding FecCD family ABC transporter permease produces MKKKFLFIICCICFTIFSAITSSFLGAMEIHWKDLFLIDTIESRVFFELRLPRILLGLMVGGSLAWSGALAQGLFRNPIVDPGLIGITAGCALFAAIAIVLGSSIPFLHSIWSVVVFSFIGGVLFSFIIFFFAKSKGRTDVFSMLLSGIAVNAICISAIGVLSYFANEAQLRNLSLWNMGSLGGASWSILKSFSCFFILPLLVSPFIAKQLNVFILGEREATHLGISTEILKTSIILLIGVSVGTCISIVGNIGFVGLAVPHIVRLAIGQDYRYLLITTYVLGGGLLCFADSICRVIIAPSEIPVGIATALLGAPFFLSLIRKRMHST; encoded by the coding sequence ATGAAGAAAAAATTTCTTTTTATCATCTGTTGCATTTGTTTTACTATTTTTTCTGCGATAACGTCTTCATTTCTCGGAGCAATGGAGATTCATTGGAAAGATCTATTTCTAATTGATACAATAGAGTCTCGAGTTTTTTTTGAACTTCGCCTACCAAGAATCCTTCTCGGACTTATGGTAGGAGGTTCACTTGCTTGGTCTGGTGCTTTAGCACAAGGCCTTTTTAGAAATCCCATAGTTGATCCCGGTCTTATTGGTATCACCGCTGGCTGTGCACTCTTTGCAGCCATTGCCATTGTTCTCGGAAGTTCTATTCCTTTTTTACATTCCATTTGGAGCGTTGTAGTTTTCTCTTTTATCGGCGGTGTTCTGTTTTCCTTTATCATTTTCTTTTTTGCAAAATCAAAAGGACGAACAGATGTTTTTTCCATGTTACTCTCAGGAATAGCCGTCAATGCTATCTGTATTTCTGCGATTGGAGTTCTGAGTTACTTCGCAAACGAAGCACAACTTAGAAATTTATCTCTTTGGAATATGGGAAGTTTAGGTGGCGCTTCTTGGAGTATCTTAAAATCGTTTTCTTGCTTTTTTATTTTACCACTTCTTGTAAGCCCTTTCATCGCCAAACAATTAAACGTGTTCATTCTTGGAGAACGAGAAGCAACTCATCTTGGAATTTCAACCGAAATATTAAAAACTTCCATCATACTTTTGATTGGTGTTAGCGTAGGTACATGTATTTCGATCGTTGGAAACATTGGATTTGTTGGATTAGCAGTCCCTCATATTGTCAGACTTGCGATTGGACAAGACTATCGTTATCTTCTCATCACTACTTACGTTTTGGGTGGAGGATTACTGTGTTTTGCCGACTCCATCTGTCGCGTGATTATCGCTCCGTCTGAAATTCCGGTGGGGATCGCAACAGCCCTACTTGGCGCCCCATTCTTTCTTAGTTTGATTAGAAAAAGGATGCACTCTACATGA